Proteins encoded within one genomic window of Aspergillus nidulans FGSC A4 chromosome VII:
- a CDS encoding huntingtin-interacting protein K (transcript_id=CADANIAT00008293), protein MSDPIPSATTTTTSELPSASAAAEDRKAAAALSSLNTTEITSETAASETKQPSSADQEALGKAMSRLEIAAEGTKSHAGSKGKGEGGSKTSEAKKKAAAVAAVKVSGDDVSLLVGIGRKLIGLLPQMNELDLSKIKATELLKAHEGDSRKAIRAFIRPATAVA, encoded by the exons ATGTCAGACCCCATCCCCTCCGCCACGacaaccaccacctccgAACTCCCTTCAGCCTCAGCGGCCGCTGAAGATCGcaaagccgccgccgccctctcctccttaAACACCACAGAAATCACCTCCGAAACCGCAGCGTCAGAAACCAAGCAGCCGTCCTCAGCAGATCAGGAGGCGCTGGGTAAGGCGATGAGTCGGTTGGAGATTGCGGCAGAGGGTACAAAGAGCCATGCTGGTTCAAAGGGGAAGGGCGAGGGTGGAAGTAAGACAAGTGAAGCtaagaagaaggctgctgctgttgcggctgTAAAGGTCTCGGGGGACGATGTGTCTTTGTTG GTTGGAATTGGAAGGAAGCTGATTGGCTTACTTCCCCAGATGAATGAGCTAGACCTTAGTAAAATCAAAGCGACGGAGCTTTTGAAAGCGCATGAGGGGGATTCAAGGAAGGCAATCCGGGCGTTTATTAGGCCAGCAACTGCTGTGGCCTAG